From one Paenibacillus sp. FSL K6-1330 genomic stretch:
- a CDS encoding AraC family transcriptional regulator — MDWLDRMNNAIEYVETHLSDTIDYDIVARIACCSTYHFQRMFPFITNVSLSEYIRRRRLTLAAFELQQSGTKVIDIALKYGYESPEAFSRAFKKMHGVMPMSARDKGVTLKAYPRLSFHISIRGDVEMNYRMEEKQDFEMFGVSTVVNSDDDHPFIDIPAFWTKCISDGTVDRIRTAAGLGENGQIHGILYNKQGGEFSYMIGYFMPQSGMPEEFERLPIPPQTYAIFSTGLYPDGQSGIHDLWKRIWAEWFPTCNYEPANGPEFEMTYDRGNSMYEMEVWIPVVKKKGS, encoded by the coding sequence ATGGATTGGCTGGATCGTATGAACAACGCAATTGAATATGTAGAAACACACCTGTCTGATACGATTGATTACGATATCGTGGCTAGAATTGCCTGCTGCTCAACATACCATTTTCAACGAATGTTTCCATTCATAACAAATGTGTCGCTTTCAGAGTATATTAGGCGCAGACGGCTGACCCTTGCCGCATTTGAACTGCAGCAGAGCGGTACAAAGGTCATCGACATCGCTTTAAAGTATGGTTACGAATCGCCTGAGGCATTTTCTAGAGCGTTTAAAAAAATGCACGGTGTGATGCCAATGTCAGCGCGCGACAAAGGCGTTACCCTGAAGGCCTATCCTCGGTTATCCTTTCATATTTCGATTCGAGGAGATGTTGAGATGAATTACAGAATGGAAGAAAAACAGGATTTTGAGATGTTCGGCGTATCAACTGTGGTGAATAGCGATGACGATCATCCGTTTATTGATATACCTGCTTTTTGGACTAAATGCATATCCGACGGCACCGTTGATCGAATCCGTACAGCTGCGGGTCTGGGGGAAAATGGTCAGATCCATGGGATACTATACAACAAGCAAGGTGGGGAATTTTCCTACATGATCGGTTACTTTATGCCCCAGAGTGGCATGCCAGAAGAGTTTGAAAGACTCCCGATCCCACCTCAAACCTATGCGATATTCTCAACCGGCCTATACCCCGACGGGCAAAGCGGTATTCATGATTTATGGAAGCGCATTTGGGCAGAGTGGTTTCCAACCTGCAATTACGAACCAGCAAATGGTCCTGAGTTTGAAATGACTTACGATAGAGGCAACAGCATGTATGAAATGGAAGTTTGGATCCCTGTCGTTAAGAAGAAGGGCTCTTAG
- a CDS encoding extracellular solute-binding protein, with protein MAKSDRYTFQNKMKRMVTDLRQKIKSGAYAQGDYLPSEMSLIELYGLSKNSVRQALDQLVQEELIVKVPRVGTQVVASTGQVRKIRFGMYPSLYAEAEMEALLALFQERHPDIFVEIVDLPYEHAESIANLMRLGIVDVLSVNMQDMMHFQESGSTGLFLPQQPYASTYTFLHAPFVDAEGKLAAKPFIHSPVILAYNKEHLREKRQFEPDSGWSWDDLQRMLRELKSPGRYSLALQLYSLNRWPIFLMQNRGDTEIDSSWSRAIEGLSWLRRLIHEDGMFPLALAQGAFEAENLFREQKVSVILTTYYLLNQLKGASFTYDVAPLPHFDNGTTLLLGTGIGVSAHSKEQELAQSFADFLASNEVQEYIRRHSYSLPANRYITENVDPEMEGRPSRLNLHREMAHLYKTCKDIRLSLDEMLLFREQLKQYFSYLIDEEELMSGLGSKTTRDKWIHKL; from the coding sequence ATGGCTAAATCCGACCGGTATACTTTTCAAAATAAAATGAAGCGCATGGTCACCGATCTGCGCCAAAAAATTAAAAGCGGCGCTTACGCTCAAGGCGATTATCTTCCGTCGGAAATGTCTCTGATCGAGCTGTACGGTCTAAGCAAAAATTCGGTCCGGCAAGCGCTGGATCAGCTGGTTCAGGAAGAATTGATCGTTAAAGTGCCCCGTGTGGGCACCCAAGTGGTTGCTTCTACCGGACAAGTCCGGAAGATTCGTTTCGGTATGTATCCTTCTCTATATGCAGAGGCGGAAATGGAGGCCCTACTTGCCCTGTTCCAGGAACGGCACCCGGATATTTTTGTAGAAATCGTGGACCTGCCGTATGAACATGCGGAAAGCATCGCGAACCTGATGCGACTTGGCATTGTGGACGTGTTGTCCGTCAACATGCAGGATATGATGCATTTCCAGGAGAGCGGAAGTACCGGTCTGTTTCTCCCACAGCAGCCCTATGCGTCAACCTACACTTTTTTGCATGCTCCGTTCGTGGATGCCGAAGGCAAGCTGGCGGCAAAGCCTTTCATTCATTCTCCCGTGATTTTAGCCTACAACAAGGAGCATCTTCGGGAAAAACGACAGTTTGAGCCGGACAGTGGTTGGAGCTGGGACGATCTTCAGCGAATGCTGAGGGAGCTGAAAAGCCCCGGACGTTACAGTCTGGCCCTGCAATTGTATTCGCTGAACCGATGGCCCATTTTCCTCATGCAGAATAGAGGCGATACGGAGATTGATTCGTCATGGAGCCGGGCGATCGAGGGTTTGTCCTGGCTCCGCAGGCTGATTCACGAGGACGGCATGTTCCCGTTGGCGCTGGCTCAAGGCGCTTTTGAAGCGGAGAATCTGTTCCGTGAGCAGAAGGTCTCCGTCATTTTGACGACGTATTATCTGCTCAACCAGCTGAAGGGAGCGTCCTTTACTTATGACGTGGCGCCTCTGCCGCATTTTGATAATGGAACAACACTGCTATTGGGCACCGGGATCGGGGTAAGCGCCCACTCCAAAGAGCAGGAGCTGGCCCAAAGCTTTGCCGATTTCCTGGCCTCTAACGAGGTGCAGGAATACATCCGCAGGCATTCGTACAGCCTACCAGCAAACCGCTATATTACTGAGAATGTGGATCCGGAGATGGAGGGACGGCCCTCCCGTCTCAACCTGCACCGAGAAATGGCTCATCTATATAAGACCTGCAAAGATATACGACTAAGTCTGGATGAGATGCTGCTGTTCCGCGAGCAGTTGAAGCAATACTTCTCTTATCTGATCGATGAGGAAGAGCTGATGTCCGGGCTGGGAAGTAAAACAACAAGAGACAAATGGATTCATAAGCTGTGA
- a CDS encoding HAMP domain-containing sensor histidine kinase has protein sequence MDGVIRILRRFVGSTILVSFLLLLFNLVLLGSLIFQENHKGPSPEAIVQKLANELVLQQGNYVLGHEGIQLLDTHQTWAMLMDRDGQVQWSERLPEDIPRSYDVTDVAKFSRYYLMEYPVYVWEREDGLLVLGYSKNTYGKYQIDFLVEWLRSLPVRILLLLLCNVALALLVSVLIGTRVIRGIRPLIHGIHALSKEEPVQVDTGGIFNDVSQSINSTSQMLQEKNDALKARDVARSNWIAGISHDIRTPLSMILGYASELEDQPELSAEHKQQAAIIRRQGERLRSLVSDLNLVSMLEYDMQPLQLKSIRLSALARQVVSDFLNNGLDESYDISLHVMDESLIVSGDERLLYRAITNLVQNSIRHNPDGCKIELKTGPADGVFYSFVVSDNGKGIPKEELKDVILLPYTSGRTRPNRQGHGLGLPMVERIAKAHQGELILESDRGEGLTAVVKLPASKVGE, from the coding sequence ATGGATGGCGTTATCCGGATATTACGGCGGTTTGTCGGTTCGACGATTCTGGTTTCCTTTCTTCTGTTACTGTTCAATCTGGTACTACTCGGTTCATTGATTTTCCAGGAAAATCACAAAGGGCCTTCCCCTGAAGCAATTGTGCAGAAATTGGCCAACGAATTGGTTCTGCAACAGGGAAACTATGTGCTTGGCCATGAGGGGATTCAACTGCTGGATACGCACCAAACTTGGGCCATGTTGATGGATCGGGATGGGCAGGTACAGTGGAGCGAACGACTGCCTGAGGACATTCCAAGGTCCTATGATGTAACGGACGTAGCCAAGTTCTCCCGCTACTATCTAATGGAATACCCCGTATATGTATGGGAACGAGAAGATGGATTGCTGGTATTGGGATATTCTAAAAACACCTACGGAAAATATCAAATCGACTTCTTGGTCGAGTGGCTAAGGTCCCTACCTGTACGAATTTTGTTGTTACTGTTGTGCAATGTAGCCCTTGCACTGTTGGTTTCCGTGCTAATTGGAACGCGGGTCATCCGGGGAATAAGGCCGTTGATTCATGGTATCCATGCTCTTTCCAAGGAAGAGCCGGTCCAGGTGGATACCGGGGGGATATTCAATGATGTGTCCCAAAGTATCAATTCGACCTCTCAGATGCTCCAAGAGAAGAATGATGCACTCAAAGCGAGGGACGTTGCGAGATCGAACTGGATCGCAGGCATCTCCCATGATATCCGGACACCGCTATCCATGATCCTGGGTTATGCGAGCGAGTTGGAGGACCAGCCGGAACTGTCTGCTGAGCATAAACAACAGGCTGCAATCATCCGTCGCCAGGGGGAACGCTTGCGATCTTTGGTGAGTGATCTGAATTTGGTATCGATGCTGGAATACGATATGCAGCCATTACAGTTGAAGTCGATCCGTCTCTCCGCGTTGGCCAGACAGGTCGTATCCGACTTTTTAAACAACGGCCTCGATGAGAGCTATGACATTTCTCTTCATGTGATGGACGAGAGTCTGATCGTGAGCGGGGATGAACGTCTATTGTATCGGGCGATAACGAACCTGGTACAGAACAGTATCAGGCATAATCCGGACGGATGTAAAATTGAATTGAAAACGGGTCCGGCAGACGGGGTGTTTTATAGCTTTGTGGTATCGGACAACGGAAAAGGCATCCCGAAAGAAGAACTAAAGGACGTGATTTTACTTCCCTATACTTCTGGACGAACACGCCCGAACCGACAAGGACATGGACTGGGATTACCCATGGTGGAGAGAATTGCCAAGGCTCATCAGGGAGAACTGATTCTGGAGAGTGATCGAGGGGAAGGACTTACAGCTGTTGTAAAACTGCCCGCTTCTAAGGTTGGAGAGTAA
- a CDS encoding ABC transporter permease: MMIALSLEYFKIRRKRIWVMLTLFLAAEMVWASMSMSISISRSAANASWEALIFSISSMNGLFLPIISAIVVSRICDMEHKGNTWKMLMTTNIGRNHVYAAKYICANSLILYGIMAQAVFIVGFGKSKGIGGSLPLSLLVQFTIGTMVTTFVIIALQQWLSLTVRNQAFSLCLGMLGGFIGTTSGLFPSGIRHLFVWSYYMDLSPVTYVYSSTSGSYLSGTLPAGLLMTSILLAAVFYFAGIIHTSKQEI; encoded by the coding sequence ATAATGATTGCTCTATCACTGGAGTATTTCAAAATTCGCCGCAAACGGATCTGGGTCATGCTTACGCTGTTTCTTGCTGCAGAGATGGTCTGGGCATCCATGTCCATGAGTATTTCCATTTCAAGGAGCGCTGCTAATGCGAGTTGGGAAGCCTTGATCTTCAGCATCTCTTCCATGAACGGTCTGTTTCTTCCTATTATTTCAGCTATTGTGGTTTCCCGCATTTGTGACATGGAGCATAAGGGAAACACGTGGAAAATGTTAATGACAACCAATATAGGTCGCAATCATGTCTACGCTGCAAAATACATATGTGCGAACAGCCTGATCCTCTACGGTATTATGGCGCAGGCAGTTTTCATCGTGGGATTCGGCAAATCCAAAGGCATTGGCGGGAGTTTACCGCTTTCCCTGCTCGTCCAATTTACCATCGGAACGATGGTAACAACATTCGTCATCATCGCTCTCCAGCAATGGTTGTCCCTTACGGTACGGAATCAGGCTTTCTCCTTATGTTTGGGCATGCTGGGCGGCTTTATTGGAACGACATCCGGGCTATTTCCGTCCGGCATTCGTCACCTGTTCGTTTGGTCCTACTACATGGATCTAAGTCCAGTTACCTATGTGTACAGCTCTACTTCAGGTTCATATCTATCCGGCACGCTGCCTGCTGGATTGCTGATGACTTCTATTCTTCTGGCTGCGGTTTTCTATTTTGCAGGCATCATTCACACTTCAAAACAAGAGATCTAA
- a CDS encoding response regulator transcription factor, with product MDLIKNKKILIVDDEPEIREMIERFLRREGFFRIYTAGNFSNALSVCRSEKPDAAILDIMLPDGDGFSLLSSIRSFTDMPVLFLSARGEDEDRLLGLGLGADDYMVKPFLPRELILRLMAILKRVYASNIVERLPVFRLGALTVDLDSAVVLREHKEFSLTAKEHSILMKLYENQGRIVTSDALCQAVWGDEIYGYENTLMVHVRRIREKIEEDPSNPVYLLTVRGLGYKLMTQESR from the coding sequence TTGGACTTGATAAAGAATAAAAAAATACTGATTGTTGACGACGAGCCTGAAATACGGGAGATGATTGAACGTTTCCTACGAAGAGAAGGCTTCTTCCGGATCTATACTGCCGGCAATTTCTCGAATGCCCTGTCTGTATGCAGATCGGAGAAGCCAGATGCGGCCATATTGGATATCATGCTGCCGGATGGAGACGGCTTTTCGCTACTTTCATCCATCCGGTCGTTTACGGACATGCCTGTACTGTTTTTGTCTGCGCGAGGTGAAGATGAAGATCGGCTGCTCGGGCTAGGCTTGGGCGCTGATGATTATATGGTCAAGCCCTTTTTGCCCAGAGAACTTATTCTCCGACTGATGGCTATTTTGAAGCGGGTATATGCCTCCAACATCGTAGAACGGTTACCTGTATTTCGGTTGGGTGCTCTAACGGTAGATTTGGATAGCGCTGTCGTACTAAGGGAGCACAAAGAATTCTCGTTGACTGCCAAGGAGCACTCCATACTGATGAAGCTGTATGAGAATCAGGGCCGGATCGTAACCAGTGACGCTTTATGCCAAGCCGTATGGGGTGATGAGATTTATGGTTATGAGAACACTTTGATGGTGCATGTTCGACGCATTCGGGAGAAAATCGAGGAAGATCCATCAAATCCGGTGTATTTGTTAACCGTGCGTGGACTCGGGTATAAACTCATGACACAGGAGTCCCGATAA
- a CDS encoding ABC transporter permease: MLRSISAEWLKLRHSRIGLVLAILPVISLLIGCFNFYFNQATLQNGWYSLWTQVSLFYGEFFLPILIAICCAFVCRLEHANRNWNMVLASPMSITSLFVAKLFTVSMLIFAAQTFFMFMYWAAGRLFSIPSPFPMETVVWSLRGWFASISIAALQLGLSIRIRSFATPIGISLCAVFLGLGLYVLNFGMLFPYSLLTIGMGVLSQKGLTPAENLFFMFMNCTFILLFGAWSIRRLKYKDVASS; encoded by the coding sequence ATGCTAAGGAGCATTTCCGCCGAATGGCTCAAACTTCGACATTCCCGCATCGGCCTGGTGCTGGCGATTCTGCCCGTAATCAGCCTGCTGATCGGATGCTTTAACTTTTATTTCAATCAAGCGACCTTGCAGAACGGGTGGTACAGCCTGTGGACACAAGTCAGTTTGTTTTATGGTGAGTTTTTTCTGCCCATTCTGATTGCCATCTGCTGTGCCTTCGTATGCCGATTGGAACACGCAAATCGTAACTGGAATATGGTTCTTGCCTCCCCAATGTCCATCACCAGCCTGTTTGTTGCCAAATTGTTTACTGTCAGCATGCTGATCTTTGCCGCCCAGACCTTCTTTATGTTCATGTATTGGGCAGCTGGGCGGTTATTCTCCATTCCGAGTCCGTTCCCGATGGAAACCGTAGTATGGAGCCTGCGCGGATGGTTCGCTTCCATTTCCATTGCGGCACTGCAGCTGGGACTGTCCATAAGGATCAGAAGTTTCGCTACGCCAATCGGTATCAGCCTTTGCGCCGTTTTTCTGGGACTCGGTTTGTATGTGCTGAACTTTGGCATGCTGTTTCCTTACTCTCTGCTGACCATAGGCATGGGTGTCCTGAGCCAAAAAGGACTGACCCCCGCGGAGAACCTCTTCTTTATGTTCATGAACTGCACCTTTATTCTACTATTCGGAGCATGGTCCATCCGCCGCTTGAAATATAAAGATGTCGCTTCGTCCTAA
- a CDS encoding ABC transporter ATP-binding protein, giving the protein MLITSPPIVETHNLSKTYSGTHRVNQVNLTVQPGQIFGFLGPNGAGKTTTLKMLLGLIKPTEGKVKVFGKDLDNHRPSILNQTGSLIESPSYYGHLTGLENLKVMQRLRSVPSKNIDEVLRIVRLENHKHKKADQYSLGMKQRLGIAMALLAFPSLLILDEPTNGLDPAGIGEIRELIKSLPGQYGITVVLSSHLLSEIEQIATSVGIINDGKLLFQGTMQNLQTSNKATIRFKTTDPTRAAKILLTQGYLPKIQGKQLVFEHLPDEEVSRINRVLVEQDLPVIRIEEHKKSLEDIFLDLTGRERSL; this is encoded by the coding sequence ATGTTAATTACGTCGCCCCCCATCGTGGAGACCCATAACCTGTCCAAAACTTACAGTGGTACACACCGTGTAAACCAGGTGAATCTAACAGTGCAACCTGGACAAATCTTCGGCTTCCTAGGCCCGAATGGAGCTGGCAAAACAACCACGCTTAAGATGCTGCTCGGGCTCATTAAGCCTACCGAAGGCAAGGTCAAAGTGTTTGGCAAAGACTTGGACAATCATCGCCCGTCCATTTTGAACCAGACCGGTTCCCTGATCGAATCTCCGTCATATTACGGCCATCTGACAGGACTTGAGAATTTGAAGGTCATGCAGCGTCTCCGCAGCGTCCCGAGCAAGAATATAGACGAGGTACTCCGAATTGTAAGACTCGAAAACCATAAGCATAAGAAGGCAGACCAATACTCTTTGGGTATGAAACAACGGCTAGGCATTGCCATGGCTTTGCTCGCCTTTCCCAGCCTGCTGATTCTGGATGAGCCAACGAACGGCCTTGATCCTGCGGGTATCGGCGAAATCCGTGAGTTAATCAAATCCCTCCCCGGACAATACGGGATTACCGTGGTGTTATCGAGCCATCTATTGTCGGAGATAGAGCAGATTGCAACATCCGTAGGCATTATCAATGACGGTAAGCTGCTGTTTCAGGGGACGATGCAGAACCTCCAAACCAGCAACAAAGCCACCATTCGTTTCAAGACAACGGACCCGACAAGAGCGGCGAAGATTCTGCTAACCCAAGGATATTTACCCAAAATCCAGGGGAAACAGCTTGTGTTTGAACATCTCCCGGACGAGGAAGTTTCACGCATAAATCGGGTGCTGGTGGAACAAGATCTTCCCGTCATCCGGATTGAGGAGCATAAAAAGAGCCTGGAAGACATTTTCCTTGATTTGACCGGAAGGGAGCGGAGCCTATAA
- a CDS encoding copper amine oxidase N-terminal domain-containing protein, with product MKKTVILLTSAALMFATTAGTISAKPGNTPPGKTSNEASPKGPKEKETQNEEQQTEKVESSDDMVSKEEDQVEDPSPSETENANDNSAGKADSKDRGHKGYKGLLNAIQNVEDKPAGAVIANILLTEYAAKLTDEQQKQLEAIIDKDKALEAAAGMLETNGSVTDAVYLQEEAIQANFKNLDLYKTMGKLNEKAGKKNGVKLYVNGEASDAEPFVKKGNTYVPFRAIAEALEAEVIWNSEKGSITVTKDGVSIQLLVGSKTATVNGKKVSLDAPATVTKGNTYVPVRFISEALNATVKWESESQTVVVYEEEAK from the coding sequence ATGAAAAAAACAGTCATCCTGCTCACCAGTGCGGCACTCATGTTTGCGACCACCGCAGGCACAATTTCAGCCAAACCGGGCAACACCCCACCTGGCAAGACAAGTAACGAGGCTTCTCCAAAAGGACCAAAAGAAAAAGAAACTCAAAATGAAGAGCAACAAACCGAGAAAGTCGAGTCATCTGATGACATGGTCAGCAAAGAAGAAGATCAAGTTGAGGATCCATCACCCTCAGAAACTGAGAATGCAAACGACAACTCCGCCGGAAAAGCGGATTCCAAGGACAGAGGACATAAAGGATACAAAGGTTTGCTAAATGCTATTCAAAACGTAGAGGATAAACCGGCAGGCGCCGTTATAGCAAATATTTTGCTTACCGAATATGCGGCCAAGCTGACGGACGAACAACAAAAACAACTTGAAGCCATTATTGACAAAGACAAGGCATTAGAAGCGGCAGCGGGCATGCTTGAAACAAACGGCAGCGTGACAGACGCTGTGTATCTGCAAGAAGAAGCCATTCAAGCAAATTTCAAAAATCTGGATTTATACAAAACCATGGGTAAGCTCAACGAAAAGGCGGGTAAAAAGAATGGGGTTAAGCTGTATGTGAACGGCGAAGCTTCTGACGCCGAACCTTTTGTCAAAAAAGGCAACACATATGTTCCTTTTCGCGCTATAGCCGAGGCTTTGGAAGCCGAGGTAATCTGGAATTCTGAAAAAGGTTCCATCACCGTCACGAAGGACGGGGTGAGCATTCAACTCCTGGTTGGCAGTAAAACAGCGACCGTTAATGGTAAGAAGGTCTCGTTGGATGCCCCAGCTACCGTTACCAAGGGCAATACGTATGTACCCGTACGCTTTATAAGTGAGGCATTGAATGCAACGGTCAAGTGGGAATCAGAAAGTCAGACCGTTGTTGTTTATGAAGAGGAAGCAAAATAG